The following proteins are encoded in a genomic region of Verrucomicrobiia bacterium:
- a CDS encoding response regulator transcription factor: MTTPPTVFLVDDDPAVLRGLSRLLRAAGWLSATFPSAAEFLDRLDPAVPGCLVLDVSMPGLDGLALQRMLGETNCLLPIIFLTGHGDIPTSVRAMKAGAVDFLTKPVRDDDLLNAIRLAVEKDRICRQERAGTAVLEGRLATLTPREREVLALVVSGRLNKQVASQLGTAEKTIKVHRARVMEKMGAGSLAELVRLAARAGVLPPP, from the coding sequence ATGACGACTCCTCCCACCGTTTTCCTGGTGGATGACGACCCCGCCGTCTTGCGCGGGTTGTCGCGTCTGCTGCGTGCGGCCGGGTGGTTGTCGGCGACGTTTCCCTCGGCGGCGGAGTTCCTGGACCGCCTTGATCCAGCGGTCCCTGGTTGCCTGGTGCTGGACGTGTCCATGCCCGGGCTGGACGGCCTGGCGTTGCAACGGATGCTTGGCGAAACGAACTGCCTGCTGCCCATCATCTTCCTCACCGGGCACGGCGACATCCCGACCAGCGTGCGGGCGATGAAGGCGGGCGCCGTGGATTTCTTGACCAAGCCGGTGCGCGACGACGATCTGCTGAACGCCATCCGCCTGGCCGTCGAGAAGGACCGGATCTGCCGGCAGGAGCGCGCAGGGACTGCAGTGCTGGAGGGCCGGCTCGCCACGCTCACGCCGCGCGAGCGAGAAGTGCTCGCGCTCGTTGTCAGCGGCCGGCTGAACAAACAGGTCGCCTCCCAACTGGGGACGGCCGAGAAAACCATCAAGGTCCACCGTGCCCGGGTGATGGAGAAGATGGGCGCCGGCTCGCTCGCCGAGCTGGTGCGTCTCGCTGCGAGGGCCGGGGTTTTGCCGCCCCCGTGA
- a CDS encoding response regulator gives MERLLRSAGFQVETFASGVEFLDSLSTGSPGCLVLDIQMGGMTGFDVLLALESRRLQVPTIVITALDDETAEPRALRAGARHLLRKPIRDDELLNAVIAAIGSAKS, from the coding sequence ATGGAGCGGCTGTTGCGCTCGGCGGGGTTCCAGGTCGAGACCTTCGCATCGGGGGTCGAGTTTCTGGATTCATTGAGCACGGGCTCGCCAGGCTGCCTGGTCTTGGACATTCAAATGGGGGGCATGACGGGTTTCGACGTGCTGTTGGCGCTCGAATCCCGGCGATTGCAGGTCCCGACCATCGTCATCACGGCCCTCGACGACGAGACCGCGGAACCGCGAGCGCTCAGGGCAGGTGCGCGCCACCTGCTGCGGAAACCCATCAGGGACGACGAATTGCTGAATGCCGTGATTGCGGCCATCGGATCCGCCAAATCTTGA
- a CDS encoding neuromedin U, whose product MPAAADPAEGSVALRTEALAKAAQNPVANLISVPFQNNFNFGVGPKDVTQYILNVQPVIPISLNEDWNLITRTIIPIINQPSPAPGISPASGLGDINPTIFLSPAKTGKLIWGVGPTMTLPTATDPLLGNGLWAAGPAVVALTMHGPWVVGALANQQWSFAGWGDEDVSAMLIQPFINYNLPHGWYLTSSPILTANWKESAREAWVIPVGGGAGKIVHLGKLPLNCQLGAYYNVRTPSDGPDWQLRAQIQFLFPK is encoded by the coding sequence CTGCCGGCGGCCGCCGATCCTGCCGAAGGCAGCGTGGCACTGCGGACCGAGGCGCTCGCCAAGGCCGCGCAGAACCCGGTCGCCAACCTGATCAGCGTGCCGTTCCAGAACAACTTCAACTTCGGCGTCGGTCCGAAGGACGTCACGCAGTACATCCTCAACGTGCAGCCCGTCATTCCGATCTCGCTCAACGAGGATTGGAACTTGATCACGCGAACCATCATTCCGATCATCAACCAGCCGTCGCCCGCGCCCGGAATTTCGCCCGCGTCCGGCCTGGGCGATATCAATCCCACGATCTTCCTCTCCCCCGCCAAAACGGGCAAGCTGATCTGGGGTGTTGGCCCAACGATGACGCTGCCGACCGCCACCGATCCGCTGCTCGGCAACGGCCTGTGGGCGGCCGGCCCGGCGGTCGTGGCCCTCACGATGCACGGCCCGTGGGTCGTCGGGGCGCTGGCCAATCAGCAATGGTCCTTCGCCGGCTGGGGCGACGAGGACGTGAGTGCGATGCTCATCCAGCCGTTCATCAACTACAATTTGCCGCACGGCTGGTACCTGACTTCCTCGCCCATTCTCACCGCCAACTGGAAGGAGTCCGCGCGCGAGGCCTGGGTCATCCCGGTCGGGGGCGGGGCCGGCAAGATCGTCCACCTCGGCAAGCTGCCGCTGAACTGCCAGTTGGGCGCCTACTACAACGTCCGCACGCCGAGCGACGGCCCCGACTGGCAGCTCCGGGCCCAGATCCAGTTCCTGTTCCCCAAGTGA
- a CDS encoding arylsulfatase, producing MKTTNHVRLNGMFAAVTLAVALPTTAQIQTTGVPGSPGATTTIPGNQLPPPAPKFGGIIKEDALQSKPWWPPRVVPPKDAPNILLIMTDDAGFAVNSAFGGVIPTPTMERLAKTGLRYNRIMSTSLCSPTRAALITGRNHHSVGFGVIAEQATGFPGYDSVIGADNATIGRILRDNGYATSWFGKDHNTPAYQASQVGPFTQWPTGMGFDYFYGFVGGDANQWGPNLFRNTTQIYPFKDHPSTLKLDRSDPNAKIWPITGKESSWNMITAMADDAIGWMSRIHQTDPRQPVFLHYVPGCSHAPHHPTKEWVDKIQAMHLFDDGYEKLRERIFENQKRLGVIPPDQKLTPWPADILTPWDQLSPDAKKLFIRQVEVFAAYVAYNDHEIGRVIQAFEDLGKLDNTMIIYISGDNGTSAEGGPEGTFSEVAFFNGVRPPVDVQMKYYDAWGTEFTYNHMSAGWSWAFDTPFDWFKQNASRLGGINQNMVISWPARIKDQGGFRDQFMHVIDVVPTLLEVTGIAAPEYVDGIRQKPIEGTSFAYTFDAANAEAPSRHKTQYFEMMGQWALCHDGWLLSTKVNRAPWDAFSAANPDPLNNQVFELYDLNQSWNQSEDIAARHPDKVKELRAMFVEEAKKYQVFPLDASVGARVASERPSVLAGLTELVYTVPMTGVPQGDAPYLLNTSYTLTADITVPEGGAEGMIATSGGRFAGWGFYLLKGKPVFNWNLLNLEWVKWRSPETLAPGRHTIEFDFKYDGLGVGTMAFNNFSGIGRSGTGTLKVDGKVVETRKMERTIPIILQWDESFDIGSDTITGIDDADYLPPFPLTAKFNKLTIKMDRPQLSPEDIKKLEAGMRAAADAL from the coding sequence ATGAAAACGACGAACCACGTCCGACTGAACGGGATGTTCGCAGCCGTCACCCTGGCGGTCGCACTTCCCACAACGGCACAAATCCAGACCACCGGCGTTCCCGGTTCACCCGGCGCCACAACCACCATCCCTGGCAACCAACTGCCGCCGCCCGCCCCAAAATTCGGCGGGATCATCAAGGAGGACGCGCTGCAATCCAAGCCCTGGTGGCCGCCGCGCGTCGTGCCCCCGAAGGACGCTCCCAACATCCTTCTGATCATGACCGACGACGCCGGCTTCGCGGTCAACAGCGCCTTCGGCGGCGTGATCCCGACACCGACCATGGAGCGCCTCGCGAAGACCGGATTGCGCTACAACCGGATCATGTCCACCTCGCTGTGCTCGCCGACGCGCGCCGCGCTCATCACCGGGCGCAACCATCACTCGGTCGGCTTCGGCGTGATCGCCGAGCAGGCCACCGGTTTTCCGGGCTACGACAGCGTCATCGGCGCGGACAACGCGACAATCGGCCGCATCCTGCGCGACAACGGCTACGCGACCAGCTGGTTCGGCAAAGATCACAACACCCCGGCCTACCAGGCCAGCCAGGTCGGGCCGTTCACCCAGTGGCCGACCGGCATGGGCTTCGACTACTTCTACGGTTTTGTCGGCGGCGACGCGAACCAGTGGGGGCCGAACCTCTTCCGCAACACGACGCAGATCTACCCCTTCAAGGATCACCCGAGCACCTTGAAGTTGGACCGATCGGATCCCAACGCGAAGATCTGGCCGATCACCGGGAAGGAATCGTCCTGGAACATGATCACGGCAATGGCCGACGACGCCATCGGCTGGATGTCCCGCATCCACCAGACCGACCCCAGACAGCCGGTCTTCCTCCATTACGTGCCCGGCTGTTCGCACGCGCCGCATCACCCGACGAAGGAGTGGGTGGACAAGATCCAGGCGATGCACCTGTTCGATGATGGCTACGAGAAGCTGCGCGAACGCATCTTTGAAAACCAGAAGCGGCTTGGCGTGATTCCGCCCGATCAGAAGCTTACGCCCTGGCCGGCCGACATCCTGACGCCGTGGGACCAGCTCTCGCCCGACGCGAAGAAGCTCTTCATCCGGCAGGTCGAGGTGTTCGCCGCCTATGTCGCCTACAACGACCACGAAATCGGCCGGGTCATCCAGGCGTTCGAGGATCTTGGCAAGCTCGACAACACGATGATCATCTACATCAGCGGCGACAACGGCACCAGCGCCGAGGGCGGCCCGGAAGGCACCTTCAGCGAGGTGGCCTTCTTCAACGGCGTGCGGCCACCAGTGGACGTGCAAATGAAGTACTACGACGCCTGGGGCACCGAGTTCACCTACAACCACATGTCGGCCGGCTGGTCGTGGGCCTTTGACACGCCGTTCGACTGGTTCAAGCAGAACGCCTCCCGGCTCGGCGGCATCAACCAGAACATGGTCATCTCGTGGCCGGCCCGCATCAAGGACCAGGGCGGCTTCCGTGATCAGTTCATGCATGTGATTGACGTCGTGCCGACGCTGCTCGAAGTCACCGGAATCGCGGCGCCCGAGTATGTGGACGGCATCCGGCAGAAACCGATCGAGGGCACGAGCTTCGCCTATACCTTCGACGCGGCCAACGCCGAGGCGCCGTCCCGGCACAAGACCCAGTATTTCGAGATGATGGGCCAGTGGGCGCTCTGCCACGATGGCTGGTTGCTCTCCACCAAGGTCAACCGGGCGCCATGGGACGCCTTCAGCGCCGCCAACCCGGACCCGCTCAACAACCAGGTCTTTGAGCTCTACGATCTAAACCAGAGCTGGAACCAGTCCGAGGACATCGCCGCCCGGCATCCGGACAAGGTCAAGGAGCTGCGGGCGATGTTCGTCGAAGAGGCGAAGAAGTATCAGGTCTTCCCGCTGGACGCATCGGTGGGGGCCAGGGTCGCGTCCGAGCGTCCGAGCGTCCTCGCTGGACTCACCGAGCTCGTCTACACGGTACCGATGACCGGCGTACCTCAGGGCGACGCGCCGTACCTGCTCAATACCTCCTACACCCTCACGGCGGACATCACCGTGCCGGAGGGGGGTGCGGAAGGCATGATTGCCACCTCTGGCGGGCGCTTCGCCGGCTGGGGCTTCTACCTCCTCAAGGGCAAGCCGGTGTTCAATTGGAACCTCCTCAATCTGGAGTGGGTCAAGTGGCGGAGCCCGGAGACGCTCGCGCCCGGACGGCACACCATCGAGTTCGACTTCAAGTATGACGGGCTCGGTGTGGGCACCATGGCGTTCAACAACTTTTCGGGCATCGGCCGAAGCGGCACCGGCACCCTGAAGGTGGACGGCAAGGTGGTCGAGACCAGGAAGATGGAGCGGACGATCCCCATCATCCTGCAGTGGGACGAGAGCTTTGACATCGGCTCCGACACCATCACCGGAATTGACGACGCGGACTACCTGCCGCCGTTCCCATTGACCGCCAAGTTCAACAAACTGACGATCAAGATGGACCGCCCGCAGCTCTCACCCGAGGACATCAAGAAACTCGAGGCAGGCATGAGGGCCGCCGCCGACGCCCTGTAA
- a CDS encoding DUF1254 domain-containing protein, with protein MPHKNTRTFIQSVFAAGLACAAVGFNSNRVHAEENVLEAVPLGIEAYIYGYPLVTMEMTRRVMTNVEQPKGSHAPMGQFVRMRHYPDSSYRDVTAPNADTLYTTAWIDVGKEPWVLTLPDAQDRYYLFPMLSGWTDVFQVPGKRTTGTGPQKYAITGPNWQGTLPAGVVEYKSPTSIVWLLGRIYCTGTTEDYAAVHKLQDQISVVPLSSYGKPYTPPPGKLDRAIDMKTAVREQVNALSADAYFNLLARLMKDNPPGAADQPMLAKMAKLGIAPGQPFDSGKLGPAARKAFSEVPKIANEKVMLWMKEALVTGDAKLENGWFFTTKTGGYGVNYIQRALITAIGLGANRPQDAIYPTSEGPGALESYSGAKKYVMHFPKGQLPPAKGFWSLTMYDQDYFFVANPLNRYSISARQNLKPNADGSVDLYIQNQSPGADKESNWLPAPKDKFVLMLRLYWPSETNPSILDGTWRIPQVKAVE; from the coding sequence ATGCCTCACAAGAACACTCGAACATTCATTCAATCCGTCTTCGCGGCCGGCCTTGCCTGCGCCGCGGTGGGTTTCAACAGCAACCGGGTTCACGCCGAGGAAAACGTCCTCGAGGCCGTGCCTCTCGGCATCGAGGCCTACATTTACGGGTATCCGCTCGTCACGATGGAGATGACCCGCCGCGTGATGACCAACGTGGAACAACCCAAGGGCTCGCACGCCCCGATGGGGCAGTTCGTGCGGATGCGCCACTACCCCGACTCCAGCTACCGCGACGTGACGGCCCCCAATGCCGACACGCTGTATACCACGGCCTGGATTGATGTCGGCAAGGAGCCGTGGGTGCTGACCCTGCCCGACGCGCAGGACCGGTATTACCTGTTCCCCATGCTCTCCGGGTGGACCGACGTGTTCCAGGTTCCCGGCAAGCGCACCACCGGCACGGGCCCGCAGAAATACGCCATCACCGGCCCGAACTGGCAGGGCACGCTCCCCGCCGGCGTGGTGGAATACAAATCGCCCACCTCCATCGTGTGGCTGCTGGGTCGCATCTACTGCACCGGCACGACGGAGGATTACGCCGCCGTTCACAAGCTGCAGGACCAGATCTCGGTCGTGCCGCTGAGCTCGTACGGCAAGCCCTATACGCCGCCGCCCGGCAAGTTGGATCGGGCCATTGACATGAAGACCGCCGTCCGGGAGCAGGTCAACGCCTTGAGCGCGGACGCCTATTTCAACCTGCTGGCCCGGCTGATGAAGGACAACCCGCCCGGCGCTGCCGACCAGCCGATGCTGGCGAAGATGGCGAAGCTCGGCATCGCGCCCGGCCAGCCGTTCGACAGCGGCAAACTCGGCCCGGCGGCGAGGAAGGCCTTCTCCGAGGTTCCCAAGATCGCCAACGAAAAGGTCATGCTCTGGATGAAGGAAGCCCTGGTGACCGGCGATGCCAAGCTGGAGAATGGCTGGTTCTTCACCACCAAGACCGGCGGGTACGGGGTGAACTACATTCAGCGCGCCCTGATCACCGCCATCGGCCTCGGGGCCAACCGCCCGCAGGACGCCATCTACCCCACCTCCGAGGGGCCGGGTGCGCTCGAATCCTACTCCGGCGCCAAGAAATATGTGATGCACTTCCCCAAGGGCCAGCTCCCGCCCGCGAAGGGCTTCTGGTCGCTGACCATGTACGACCAGGACTATTTCTTCGTGGCCAACCCGCTGAACCGTTACAGCATCAGCGCCCGCCAGAACTTGAAGCCCAATGCCGATGGCTCGGTGGATCTCTACATCCAGAACCAAAGTCCGGGGGCGGACAAGGAGTCCAACTGGCTCCCTGCGCCGAAGGACAAGTTTGTCCTCATGCTCCGGCTCTACTGGCCGAGCGAGACCAATCCCTCGATCCTGGATGGAACCTGGAGGATTCCGCAGGTCAAGGCCGTGGAGTGA
- a CDS encoding winged helix-turn-helix domain-containing protein: MKSTDNLDEFRSALAVLLPAKVGLTLERTAEMLGVGTASINRMQARVRSGRTSGSAIRNWGGRRQSLLTREEEVEFLKPWAEQARDAGLLVLSPIRAALAQRVGRPVKASVVWRLLARHGWRKVAPDTRHPRNDPRVMQAWKKNSPRRWMPCSVGAPSKNGGFD, translated from the coding sequence GTGAAGAGCACCGACAATCTGGATGAGTTTCGCTCCGCGTTGGCTGTCCTACTCCCGGCCAAGGTGGGACTGACCTTGGAGCGAACCGCCGAGATGCTCGGTGTCGGAACGGCTTCGATCAATCGGATGCAGGCTCGGGTCCGATCCGGCCGGACGTCCGGCTCCGCAATACGCAACTGGGGAGGCCGGCGGCAGTCATTGCTGACGCGGGAAGAAGAAGTGGAGTTCCTGAAGCCGTGGGCGGAGCAAGCGCGGGACGCCGGGCTTCTGGTCCTTTCACCGATTCGAGCGGCGCTGGCCCAGCGAGTCGGGCGTCCGGTCAAAGCCTCGGTGGTCTGGCGACTGTTAGCACGGCACGGGTGGCGCAAAGTGGCGCCGGATACCCGGCATCCGAGGAACGATCCGCGTGTCATGCAGGCCTGGAAAAAAAACTCCCCAAGACGCTGGATGCCTTGCTCTGTAGGGGCGCCGTCAAAGAACGGAGGATTCGATTGA
- a CDS encoding delta-60 repeat domain-containing protein, translating into MALAPAEVRALVVEPGGRLIVGGAFRAVGGMARRAMVRLLEDGTPDPEFDSGPGRPERSVPGVAERRWKLLGGWCRSGPGAGGPTPTSGMVRLDANGARLTVFPQATGSILAFLPGTRLLTVNASGVVRRFLPDGYVDSEFRVSTVEGSPWNPPPMAADPAGYFLFGRGTLVQGHPSSGVFRILEGGDVDRSFQMPLPGASRQLSNYTVTAAVPSDPGTIPAAMFDNDFKKYRDPADAVGDGLADFAQRKFHSNCGDQNSA; encoded by the coding sequence GTGGCCCTGGCGCCGGCGGAGGTGCGCGCCCTCGTCGTGGAGCCGGGCGGACGGCTCATCGTGGGCGGTGCCTTTCGCGCCGTGGGGGGCATGGCGCGACGGGCGATGGTGCGCCTGCTGGAGGATGGGACGCCGGATCCGGAATTTGATTCCGGCCCTGGACGGCCGGAGCGAAGTGTACCAGGTGTCGCGGAGCGACGATGGAAGCTACTGGGTGGGTGGTGCCGATCTGGCCCTGGGGCAGGGGGGCCGACGCCAACGTCCGGCATGGTTCGCCTTGATGCCAATGGCGCCCGCCTGACCGTCTTCCCTCAGGCGACGGGCTCGATCCTCGCCTTTCTGCCCGGAACGCGTCTGTTGACGGTCAACGCGTCGGGCGTCGTCCGGCGGTTTCTTCCCGATGGGTACGTGGATTCCGAGTTCCGGGTGTCCACAGTGGAGGGTTCTCCATGGAATCCGCCCCCGATGGCTGCCGACCCGGCCGGCTATTTTCTCTTTGGCAGGGGAACGTTGGTTCAAGGTCACCCGAGTTCCGGAGTGTTCCGCATTCTGGAGGGGGGCGATGTGGACCGAAGCTTTCAGATGCCCCTGCCGGGTGCGTCCCGACAGCTCTCAAACTACACGGTGACGGCCGCGGTTCCCAGCGACCCCGGGACGATCCCTGCGGCCATGTTCGACAACGACTTTAAGAAGTACCGAGATCCTGCGGATGCGGTTGGCGACGGACTGGCGGATTTCGCCCAGCGTAAATTTCACAGTAATTGCGGCGACCAGAACTCTGCATGA
- a CDS encoding PIN domain-containing protein has product MKSMTAERFLDTNILLYAGSRAPSDAAKRRIASDLVASLDFAISAQVVQEYISNALRKEELGLTELNVQALLESLDGVTVLPVTVSLIRRAWALRLAHAISHWDAAIIAAAQDLGCHTLYSEDLNHGQDYDGVKVINPFL; this is encoded by the coding sequence ATGAAATCTATGACCGCTGAGCGCTTTCTCGACACCAACATCCTGCTCTACGCCGGTTCCCGCGCTCCGTCCGACGCGGCGAAACGCCGCATCGCCTCCGACCTTGTCGCCAGCCTGGACTTCGCCATCTCCGCCCAGGTGGTCCAGGAATACATCTCCAACGCGCTCCGCAAAGAGGAACTCGGACTCACTGAACTCAACGTTCAAGCACTGCTGGAGTCCCTGGACGGTGTGACTGTTCTTCCCGTCACCGTTTCCCTCATCCGTCGCGCCTGGGCGCTTCGCCTGGCGCACGCCATATCCCACTGGGACGCCGCCATCATCGCCGCCGCGCAGGATCTGGGCTGCCACACCCTTTACTCCGAAGACCTCAACCACGGCCAGGACTACGACGGCGTGAAGGTCATCAACCCCTTTCTCTGA
- a CDS encoding DUF1501 domain-containing protein, with product MAPLLSIGGRQLLNRRRFLESASSGIAGIALAQLLATNRLLGAEGAAWRPAIRPDRPLAPRPPHFAPKARRVLVMFMSGAVSHMDSWDYKPELYRSHGKPMPGQAENFLTFQGENGNLARPLYDFAPRGECGKMVSSLFPHLAELVDDMCFIHSLTAKSNTHGPAENQISTGFTLDGFPSMGSWISYGLGSEAEDLPAFVALPDPRGVPQAGVNNWNNAFLPAVFQGTAFNAQRRVLNITPPAGVPPKSDQAARDLLRRLNEKHLEAFPGDFELAARIASYELAARMQLSVPEVSNLSKESPAALKDYGADDPDPIRAGFARNCLLARRLLERGVRFVELFNGAYAMGEGVGNWDGHRKLKEQYDIHARIFDRPAAALMRDLKQRGLLEDTLVVWVTEFGRMPTFQKDATGRDHNPNGFTAWLSGAGVKAPFSFGATDELGFKAVENVCTLYDFHATLLHLLGLDHERLSYYHNGIERRLTDVHGHVIKEILS from the coding sequence ATGGCACCCCTGCTTTCAATCGGTGGACGGCAGTTGCTGAATCGCCGGCGCTTCCTGGAAAGCGCCAGCTCCGGCATCGCCGGCATCGCCCTGGCGCAGCTGCTTGCCACCAACCGCCTCCTCGGCGCAGAAGGCGCTGCGTGGCGCCCGGCCATCCGGCCGGACCGCCCGCTTGCACCGCGTCCCCCCCATTTTGCCCCGAAGGCCAGACGCGTGCTTGTCATGTTCATGTCCGGCGCGGTCAGCCACATGGATTCGTGGGATTACAAGCCGGAACTCTACCGCTCCCACGGAAAGCCGATGCCCGGGCAGGCGGAGAATTTTCTCACCTTCCAGGGGGAGAACGGCAACCTCGCCCGGCCCCTCTACGATTTCGCCCCGCGCGGGGAATGCGGCAAGATGGTCTCCAGCCTCTTCCCGCACCTCGCCGAACTTGTGGATGACATGTGCTTCATTCATTCACTGACCGCGAAGAGCAACACCCACGGGCCCGCGGAAAACCAGATCAGCACCGGGTTCACCCTGGATGGCTTCCCCAGCATGGGCTCCTGGATCAGCTACGGCCTTGGATCCGAAGCGGAGGACCTTCCGGCCTTTGTTGCGCTGCCCGATCCACGTGGTGTCCCCCAGGCCGGGGTCAACAATTGGAACAACGCCTTCCTCCCCGCGGTCTTTCAGGGCACCGCGTTCAACGCCCAGAGACGGGTGCTCAACATCACCCCGCCGGCCGGCGTGCCGCCGAAGTCCGACCAGGCCGCCCGCGACCTCCTGCGCCGGCTCAACGAAAAGCATCTGGAGGCCTTCCCCGGCGACTTCGAACTCGCGGCCCGCATCGCCAGTTACGAACTCGCCGCGCGCATGCAGCTCTCGGTCCCCGAAGTCAGCAATCTTTCGAAGGAATCACCCGCCGCGCTCAAGGATTACGGCGCGGATGATCCCGACCCGATCCGCGCCGGATTCGCCCGGAATTGCCTCCTCGCCCGCCGGCTGCTCGAGCGCGGGGTCCGCTTCGTCGAATTGTTCAACGGCGCCTACGCCATGGGTGAGGGCGTCGGCAACTGGGATGGCCACCGCAAACTCAAGGAGCAATATGACATCCACGCCCGCATCTTCGACCGGCCGGCCGCGGCGCTGATGCGCGATTTGAAACAACGGGGGCTTCTCGAGGACACCCTGGTCGTCTGGGTCACCGAGTTCGGCCGGATGCCGACCTTCCAGAAGGATGCCACCGGCCGCGATCACAATCCAAATGGCTTTACCGCCTGGCTCAGCGGCGCGGGCGTCAAGGCCCCTTTCAGCTTCGGCGCCACCGACGAACTCGGATTCAAGGCGGTGGAGAACGTCTGCACCCTTTACGACTTCCACGCCACGCTCCTCCACCTCCTCGGGCTCGATCACGAACGCCTCAGCTACTACCACAACGGCATCGAGCGCCGTCTCACCGATGTCCACGGCCATGTGATCAAGGAAATCCTCTCCTGA